One genomic segment of Impatiens glandulifera chromosome 6, dImpGla2.1, whole genome shotgun sequence includes these proteins:
- the LOC124941696 gene encoding F-box protein CPR1-like: MPLTVPFIWNPSTRMSIKLPYESTDIAIHPGLCTSCVYRIGYDNTNDDYKVVRIVVYLILGFGIEYEIKVYSLRSNSWHRPEKFPHCPNWKSFGNSIVCGSLHWISTVKSEKSDLKEESLIVAFDIGTEKYRVLPQPQYRGPYYKLYVDDLGECLSLSCHYKSSTVDMFLLKEYGGKNEHWSRLINATLLKEYGGTNESWLRLAQNIPVPSNHVVKSAAYSNCGKNVLLSMDDDNLVWYDLDSESLEDPRIHADENYSFEVETLAWKIYYDVAEAG, from the exons ATGCCCTTGACAGTACCTTTTATATGGAATCCATCAACCCGAATGTCTATAAAATTGCCTTACGAATCGACTGATATCGCAATTCATCCAGGTTTATGTACCTCCTGTGTTTATCGAATTGGTTACGATAACACCAATGACGATTACAAGGTAGTGAGAATTGTGGTGTACCTAATTCTGGGTTTTGGCATCGAATACGAGATTAAAGTTTATAGTTTGAGATCAAATTCGTGGCATAGGCCTGAGAAGTTTCCTCATTGTCCGAATTGGAAAAGCTTTGGAAATTCCATTGTTTGTGGATCTCTGCACTGGATCTCAACTGTGAAATCAGAGAAATCAGATTTAAAAGAGGAAAGTTTGATTGTTGCCTTTGATATTGGGACAGAAAAATACAGAGTACTTCCACAGCCACAATACCGCGGTCCTTATTACAAATTATATGTGGATGATTTAGGAGAATGCCTTTCTTTAAGTTGTCATTACAAATCATCGACTGTGGATATGTTTTTGCTCAAGGAATATGGTGGGAAGAATGAACATTGGTCGAGATTGATTAATGCCACT TTGCTGAAAGAATATGGTGGGACGAATGAATCTTGGTTGAGATTGGCACAAAATATTCCTGTTCCATCTAATCATGTGGTGAAATCTGCTGCTTATTCAAATTGTGGTAAGAATGTACTTTTGAGCATGGATGATGATAATCTTGTTTGGTATGACTTAGATTCGGAGTCACTTGAAGATCCTAGGATTCATGCTGACGAGAACTATTCATTCGAAGTTGAGACTCTTGCTTGGAAAATCTATTACGATGTTGCAGAAGCTGGATAA
- the LOC124941695 gene encoding putative disease resistance protein RGA3, whose protein sequence is MMYILEQCNTRTIPLTREGKREVMHISVMQLSKGTEMTYPSSFVTVKEDEKTASKKKIPPEVTTVLEKGHDVMSAGLSEKLHHKREVDHIKELVKCTKPSATFLYRMKPPKLEESKRQPEEFLFKKEKCEISFEREKLTTMPDPATLISGLLSNLVPLIKDQFKLIYGFDEEVEKLLGTLSAINAALEDAEIKNVWNKDRQTEDWLRKLKRVAYEVRDIMDECTFEDLRLQVKRRNASSSTRIQVTNCIPLPFSNTWSRREIGYKIKDVQGKLEQFYSERKNLQLREPIHDSKIINKFTSSWRETMSLSSSPVLYGRDKEKKEIIDILLNNNTSSTDSVATELLYVLPIVGIGGLGKTTLAQMVYNDHEVSKHFDLKFWVCVSDEFNIELVIKAIIGANNETSLEILKDSIQNKLRGKRYLIVLDDVWNENVCAWDQLRSILDCGANGAFVLTTTRKRRVAEIMKTIPHFELPSLTDDDCWLLFKKRAFEDGKPKDSNFINIGKQIANKCKGVPLIAKTLGSQLTFCDDEKEWQRIKDSEIWENEEDLMPILRLSYYDLSYQLRICFAFCAIFPKDTEIEKEKLIQLWMAHGLIPPVQKQEVEDVGNRIWKELCWRSFFQDEKERKHLNGTVYTVCMMHDLMHDLSQSVMQDECYTLNAKRSSDGLGREVRHVTIMVKQLDPISLSSLKEIGGLQSIMFNGTYYNRNGRKDILSVLKELLHLRVLKLRHNVQYQDLSYVSRLKHLRYLDISYSWITILPNSICDLFNLQTLILNNCSDLKSLPKNMSNLINLRHLYLDDCYALKYMPRGMGQLKHLKTLSLFVIGEKKDHCQLDEIRELDIGGCLKIANLGRVSDASIARGINMDKKWSITTLELKWGYDADADGHEKICEALEFSTERLKILKMIGYKGVNILPKWVGKSSPSVTRLERMDNDSEMIVLFPNLCKLYIKDCPKLGALPVPHLKALKDVIVVGECSDELLYSISNLSALTRIFLGFMVERSVLFGAGYMDNNNNNEAQLGGGGVRSTFQSLQSLSIIRCKKLRRLFDEGMIMAARSNKSTRLVTNLMNSLTELEIRNCPELMISVEEFGNLNSLQRLTIENCPKLVFSEDVMALLRLLRARLDYFHVDIELEKEKGEHSRA, encoded by the exons ATGATGTACATTCTTGAGCAATGTAATACTCgcacaatacctttaacaagagaGGGCAAGAGAGAAGTTATGCACATATCTgtcatgcaactctcaaaaggtacGGAGATGACCTACCCATCATCTTTTGTTACcgtgaaagaagatgagaaaactgCGTCTAAAAAGAAGATACCTCCAGAAGTTACAACTGTCCTAGAGAAAGGTCATGATGTAATGTCCGCTGGATTATCAGAGAAACTccaccataagagagaggtggatcaCATAAaagagttagtcaaatgtactaaaccatcgGCGACGTTTCTTTATCGCATGAAACCTCCCAAATTGGAGGAATCGAAGAGGCAACCGGAGGAGTTTCTcttcaagaaagagaagtgcgAA ATTtcatttgagagagagaaattaacCACCATGCCTGATCCAGCAACTCTGATCAGTGGTTTGCTTTCAAATTTGGTACCTCTCATTAAGGATCAATTCAAGTTGATTTATGGTTTTGATGAGGAGGTTGAAAAGCTATTGGGCACGCTATCTGCAATTAATGCCGCACTTGAGGATGCTGAGATAAAGAACGTGTGGAACAAGGACAGACAAACCGAAGATTGGTTGCGGAAACTCAAACGTGTGGCATATGAGGTCCGAGACATCATGGATGAGTGCACCTTTGAAGATCTTCGTCTTCAAGTCAAAAGGCGTAATGCCTCCTCTTCAACTCGGATCCAGGTAACCAATTGTATCCCCCTTCCTTTTAGCAACACTTGGTCGCGTCGTGAAATTGGTTACAAAATTAAGGATGTTCAAGGGAAACTAGAACAGTTTTATTCAGAGCGCAAAAATTTACAATTGCGTGAACCTATTCATGACTCGAAAATAATAAACAAGTTTACTAGTAGTTGGCGTGAAACAATGTCACTTTCTAGTAGTCCAGTACTATATGGGAGAGATAAGGAGaagaaagaaattattgatattCTACTCAATAATAATACATCTAGTACTGATAGTGTTGCTACAGAACTATTATATGTTCTGCCAATTGTTGGGATTGGAGGTCTTGGTAAAACAACACTTGCCCAAATGGTCTACAATGACCATGAAGTTTCTAAGCATTTTGATCTCAAATTCTGGGTTTGTGTTTCTGATGAATTTAATATTGAGTTGGTCATCAAAGCCATCATAGGAGCAAATAATGAAACTTCCTTGGAGATATTGAAGGACTcgattcaaaataaattgagaGGGAAAAGATATTTGATTGTATTGGATGATGTTTGGAATGAAAACGTTTGTGCATGGGATCAGTTAAGATCTATATTAGACTGTGGAGCAAATGGTGCGTTCGTCCTTACCACGACACGTAAAAGAAGAGTGGCGGAAATCATGAAAACTATTCCACATTTTGAATTACCGTCACTCACTGATGATGATTGTTGGCTACTATTCAAAAAACGTGCATTTGAGGATGGAAAACcaaaagattcaaacttcatTAATATTGGCAAACAAATAGCTAATAAATGTAAGGGTGTTCCTTTAATTGCCAAGACATTGGGAAGTCAACTGACGTTTTGTGATGACGAAAAAGAATGGCAAAGAATAAAAGATAGTGAGATATGGGAGAATGAAGAAGATCTCATGCCTATTCTAAGGTTGAGTTACTATGACCTCTCTTATCAATTGAGAATATGCTTTGCGTTTTGTGCTATATTTCCCAAGGATACTGAAATTGAAAAGGAGAAATTAATTCAATTGTGGATGGCTCATGGTTTAATTCCTCCCGTTCAAAAGCAAGAAGTTGAAGATGTTGGGAATAGAATTTGGAAGGAGTTGTGTTGGAGATCCTTTTTTCAAGATGAAAAAGAGAGGAAACATTTGAATGGCACAGTTTATACAGTATGTATGATGCACGATCTTATGCACGATCTTTCGCAATCTGTTATGCAAGATGAATGTTATACATTGAATGCTAAGAGATCAAGTGATGGTTTAGGACGTGAAGTTCGTCATGTTACAATAATGGTTAAACAGTTAGACCCAATATCACTTTCTTCTCTTAAAGAAATTGGAGGGTTGCAGTCAATAATGTTCAATGGCACATACTATAATAGAAATGGCCGAAAAGATATTTTGAGTGTCTTGAAGGAACTTCTGCATTTACGTGTCCTTAAACTAAGACACAATGTGCAATATCAAGATTTGAGTTATGTGAGTCGTCTAAAACATCTTAGATATTTAGACATTTCGTATAGTTGGATAACAATATTGCCTAATAGTATTTGCGATCTCTTCAACTTACAAACTCTGATACTCAATAATTGTTCTGACCTTAAAAGTTTGCCTAAAAATATGAGTAACCTTATTAACCTGAGGCATCTTTATTTGGATGATTGTTATGCATTAAAATATATGCCTAGAGGGATGGGGCAATTGAAACATCTCAAGACATTAAGTTTGTTTGTGATAGGCGAGAAAAAAGATCATTGTCAACTTGATGAAATAAGAGAATTGGATATCGGAGGATGTTTGAAAATTGCGAACCTTGGAAGAGTTAGTGATGCATCTATTGCAAGAGGGATAAATATGGATAAAAAGTGGAGTATCACTACGTTGGAGTTAAAATGGGGTTATGATGCTGATGCTGATGGACATGAGAAAATATGTGAAGCTCTAGAGTTTTCAACTGAGAGGCTGAAGATATTGAAAATGATTGGTTACAAAGGTGTGAATATTCTCCCTAAATGGGTGGGAAAGTCATCTCCTTCTGTAACACGCCTTGAGCGAATGGACAATGATAGTGAAATGATAGTACTATTCCCTAATCTATGCAAGCTGTACATAAAGGATTGCCCAAAGCTAGGGGCCTTGCCAGTACCACATCTCAAAGCACTCAAAGATGTTATAGTTGTTGGTGAATGTTCGGATGAGTTGTTATATAGCATCTCAAATCTTAGTGCTCTCACTCGTATCTTTCTTGGTTTTATGGTAGAAAGAAGTGTTTTATTTGGAGCTGGTTATAtggacaataataataataatgaagcaCAATTAGGAGGAGGAGGAGTACGCTCAACTTTCCAATCTCTTCAATCTCTGTCTATTATTAGGTGCAAGAAGTTAAGGCGTTTGTTTGATGAGGGAATGATAATGGCAGCGAGAAGCAACAAAAGCACAAGACTAGTCACCAACCTCATGAACTCTCTCACGGAATTGGAAATTCGTAATTGTCCGGAGTTGATGATATCAGTTGAGGAATTTGGAAACCTCAATTCACTACAGAGATTGACTATTGAGAATTGTCCTAAGTTGGTATTTTCAGAAGATGTTATGGCACTCCTACGTCTCCTTCGAGCAAGACTTGATTACTTCCATGTAGATATTGaattggaaaaggaaaagggaGAGCATAGCAGAGCATAG